One Clostridiales bacterium genomic region harbors:
- a CDS encoding SoxR reducing system RseC family protein: MRERGVVVSASEGTVDVAIAESIACKTCGACARSAHGARLLEGVLDDSGARVGDQVEVEIPLGAVRAARALVYLLIPGCLLAGYAAGAVAGGLVGVDPDVAGAVAGIAAGAAALSVLARMSPRFERADRRPRVRAVIERRL; encoded by the coding sequence ATGCGAGAGCGCGGGGTAGTCGTCTCGGCATCCGAAGGCACGGTAGATGTTGCGATCGCCGAGTCTATCGCGTGCAAGACGTGCGGCGCGTGCGCGAGGAGCGCACACGGGGCGCGGCTGCTCGAAGGCGTGCTGGACGACAGCGGCGCTCGAGTGGGCGACCAGGTCGAGGTCGAGATCCCGCTTGGCGCGGTGCGAGCGGCGCGAGCGCTCGTCTACCTGCTCATTCCCGGCTGTCTTCTCGCGGGTTACGCTGCGGGAGCGGTGGCTGGCGGGTTAGTTGGTGTTGATCCGGACGTGGCTGGCGCGGTAGCGGGCATCGCTGCGGGCGCTGCGGCGCTCAGTGTGCTGGCACGGATGTCGCCCCGATTCGAGCGGGCTGACCGGCGGCCGAGGGTCCGCGCGGTGATAGAGCGCCGTCTGTAG